The sequence below is a genomic window from Streptomyces sp. V1I1.
CAAGGACTCGGTCCAGGACCAGTTGGAGCAGGGCACGCAGCGCACGTACGACGTGTTCGCGCAGTGCACGGCGTGCGATCGCGTGTACTGGCGGGGCGCGCACCACGCGCGGCTGGAGGCGATCGTCGCGGAGGCGCTACGGGAATTCGGCGGCGCAGCCGCGTAGTTCGGCCCGGCCTGCCAGGGCAGGGCGTTACAGCTCACCTTCCCGCAGGCGCTCGACCTGCGCGGCGCTGAGCTCCACGGTCCGCCGCATATGTGCGGTGAGGAGGGCGATCTCCTCGTCGCTGTACGCGTCGAACATGGCGAACCAGGAGCCGTTCAGCTTCTGCCACACCGCGCCGAACTCCGCCATCCGCTCGGGCACCAGCGTGACCAGCACCCGCCGCCGGTCCTCGGCGTCACGCTCACGCGTGACATACCCCGCCCGCTCCAGCCGGTCGGCGAGCCGCGTCGCGGACCCGGTGGTCAGCCCGGTCAGCTCGGCGACCCGGCCGGTGGTGACCGGACCGGGTTCGAGCCCCAGCAGGTTGAGGCACTGCAGATCAGTGGGGTGGAGCCGCAGATGGTCGGCGAGAGCCTGGTTGAACAGCGCGTACGAGGCCATGTAGCGGCGCGAGGCGGTGGACAGCTCGTCCATCAGCCTGCCGCGCCCGGCCGCATTCTTCTGCGTCATGCAGAGATAGTACGGAGCAGACGCATGCCGCGCCCGACACCCGAGGCAGACGTCAGAACACGTACCGGTCGCCAGTGGCCGGCACCAGCACCTCGTGCTCGTTGTTGTCCGGGTTCCGGTCGGTCGCGCCGCCGTTCCACTGCGTTCCGACCCGCACGATCACCTCGTCCGGCGTGCCCACCGTCCGCAGGTCGAGCGTGACCCGGTGTCCTCTGCCGGCGGCCCGCAGCGGGCCCGTCGCACACAGCACCAGCTCGTCACCAGCCCACAGACACCCGGCGGGCAGCGCCTGAGCGGCGGGCAGCCGCACCGAGAAGGACAGCCACACGGTCGCGTTCGCGAGACTCGACGGGCCATGATTCTCGGAGACCAGCGAGACCCCGAGCCGCCCGCTCGCCAACGAGACATGGCCGTGGTGCGCCACGTCCGCCTCCGGCGCGATCGCCCGCTCACCGGCGCCCGCGCTCGTACCCAGACCAACCACCATCACCACTGCGGCGGAACCCGCCAGCAGCGCCTTGCGCTTCAGGCACATAACCAGAAGATACCTGTTGGAGGCTATTGCCCCTGATTGTCCATCAGCCCCGGCGAGTCTTGGGCTCGTCGCGTGGCACGCTGACGCCATGCTCGTCGTCCGTTCCGCCTCTCTCTTCCTCCTCGCCGCCCTCTTCGAGATCGGCGGCGCCTGGCTCGTCTGGCAGGGGTTCCGGGAACACCGGGGCTGGATCTGGATCGGCGCGGGGGTCATCGCCCTCGGTGCGTACGGCTTTGTGGCCACACTCCAGCCGGAGGGCGAGTTCGGCCGCGTCCTCGCCGCGTACGGCGGAGTCTTCGTCGCGGGCTCCATCGCCTGGGGGATGGTCGCGGACGGCTACCGCCCGGACCGGTGGGACGTGATCGGCGCGCTGGTCTGCCTCGCGGGCATGGCTGTGATCATGTACGCCCCGCGGGGCCGCTGACGCCACGACCGCCCGGTCCGCCACGACCGCCCCGACCGCCCCGACCGCCCCGCCCCGCCGGGTCGGCCGCCTATCCTGGGCCGCGTATCGATCACACGCGCGAGGAGTAGGACATGACCGCCGCTGGGACCGCCGTCGCCGTCATCACCGGAGCCAGCAGCGGCATCGGCGCCGCCACCGCACGTCGGCTCGCGGCCGCCGGCTACCACGTCGTCCTCACCGCCCGCCGCAAGGACCGCATCGAAGCGCTCGCCGAAGAGCTCACCGGCGCGGGCCACCGGGCCACCGCATACGTCCTCGACGTCACCGACCGCCCGGCCGTCGACGACTTCGCCGCGTCCCTCGACCGCTGCGACGTCCTCGTCAACAACGCGGGCGGCGCACTCGGCGCGGACCCCGTCGCCACCGGCGACCCCGCCGACTGGCGCCAGATGTTCGAGGTCAACGTGATTGGCACCCTCAACACGACGCAGGCCCTGCTCCCGGCCCTCACCGCCGGCGGCGACGGCACCGTTGTGATCATCTCCTCCACCGCGGGCCACTCCACCTACGAGGGAGGCGGGGGCTATGTCGCGGCCAAGCACGGTGCCCACGTCCTCGCCGAGACCCTCCGCCTGGAGATCGTCGGCACCCCGGTCCGCGTGATCGAGATCGCCCCCGGCATGGTCAAGACCGAGGAGTTCGCCACGACCCGCTTCCGCGGCGACGAGGAGAAGGCCGCGAAGGTCTACGCGGGCGTGGCCGAGCCCCTCACCGCCGACGACGTCGCCGACACCATCACCTGGGCGGTCACCCGCCCCTCCCACGTGAACATCGACCTGCTGGTGGTCCGCCCCCGCGCCCAGGCCTCCAACTCCAAGGTCCACAGGGAGCTGTGACGGCAAACGGAGGGCCCCGGACCGTTGACGACGGTCCGGGGCCTTCCGTACTGGGCCGGGCCTCAGCCCTTCACTCACACCACCTGGGCGTCACAAGACGCGGACGTTGGGCGCGGAGTCCCAGAGCATGTCTGCGTTCGGGCCGCTGATCCCGCCGGCCCCGTTCCCGTGGTAGAGGAACAGCTGGTAGTCGATAGGCCGCATGATGTCGGACAGCCCGTCACCGTTCACGTCACCGGTGGCCATGACCGGCTGGTCGGCGGGCCAGGCGTACGGGAGCTTCTTGCGCGTGCCGAAGGCGCCCTGGCCGTTGCCGGGGTACAGCCACAGCGCCCGCGCTCCGTGGCGGGCCAGCAGGTCGGCCTTGCCGTCACCGGTCAGATCGCCGGGCGAGGCGAGCCGGTTCATGACGTTCCAGCCGCCGCCGACCTTCTTGCGGACGCCGAGGGCGCCCTTGCCGTTGCCCGGGTACGTCCACAGCACACCGGCCGTGTCGCGGGCGAGCAGGTCACGGCGGCCGTCGCCGGTCAGGTCACTGGCCGCGCTGATCTCGCGCATGGTGTTCCAGCCCGCGCCGACCTTCACTCTCGTACCGAAGGTGCCGTCGCCCCTGCCGGGGTAGAACCACAGCACCCCGGCGCTGTCCCGGGCGAACAGGTCCTCCCCGTCTTGGTTGTAGTCGCCGTACCGGGTGAGCTTGGTCATGGAGTTCCAGCCGGCCCCGACAAGCCGGGTCTGCCCCGTGGCCTCGTAGACGGGGGACGTCCACAGCTGCCCGAACTTGTTGCGGGAGAACAGATCGGCATACCCGTCGCCGTTGGCATCGCCGAAGGCGCCGTTGACCGGCAGCCCGGCGGGGCGGGGCTTGGGCTGGTTGTCCCACTGGTAGACCGTGAACCGGCTCTCGGACCCGCAGAAGTCGTCCGCCTCGGGACCCAGGTCGATGGAGCTGACGGCGTTGTCGAGGTCGGGCCTCGTGCTCTCGTCGAAGGACACCTGCGACGATCAGCATCTCGCAGCGGAGGCCGGGCTGCCTCTTACGCAAAGTGACCACAGCAGGTGATCACTGGGCAGCGGAGGCCGGCGTGTGACGACCGGGGGGCCGCTGAATCTCCAGAACACCACGACTGGCCGGACAGGCGGCGCTGTGACACCAGGCTCCGACAATCACGATCACAGCGGAAGGCCCCCGGACCACTGCCGGTCCGGGGCCTGTCGATCAAGTGGAAGCAGGTGGAGTGCTGGATCTCAGCCCTTCACGCACACGACCTGCTTGAGCTTCGCGACCACCTCGACCAGATCCCTCTGCTGGTCGATGACCTTCTCGATCGGCTTGTACGCACCCGGAATCTCATCCACGACGCCCGAGTCCTTACG
It includes:
- a CDS encoding VCBS repeat-containing protein; translated protein: MSFDESTRPDLDNAVSSIDLGPEADDFCGSESRFTVYQWDNQPKPRPAGLPVNGAFGDANGDGYADLFSRNKFGQLWTSPVYEATGQTRLVGAGWNSMTKLTRYGDYNQDGEDLFARDSAGVLWFYPGRGDGTFGTRVKVGAGWNTMREISAASDLTGDGRRDLLARDTAGVLWTYPGNGKGALGVRKKVGGGWNVMNRLASPGDLTGDGKADLLARHGARALWLYPGNGQGAFGTRKKLPYAWPADQPVMATGDVNGDGLSDIMRPIDYQLFLYHGNGAGGISGPNADMLWDSAPNVRVL
- a CDS encoding SDR family NAD(P)-dependent oxidoreductase, with the translated sequence MTAAGTAVAVITGASSGIGAATARRLAAAGYHVVLTARRKDRIEALAEELTGAGHRATAYVLDVTDRPAVDDFAASLDRCDVLVNNAGGALGADPVATGDPADWRQMFEVNVIGTLNTTQALLPALTAGGDGTVVIISSTAGHSTYEGGGGYVAAKHGAHVLAETLRLEIVGTPVRVIEIAPGMVKTEEFATTRFRGDEEKAAKVYAGVAEPLTADDVADTITWAVTRPSHVNIDLLVVRPRAQASNSKVHREL
- a CDS encoding YnfA family protein, coding for MLVVRSASLFLLAALFEIGGAWLVWQGFREHRGWIWIGAGVIALGAYGFVATLQPEGEFGRVLAAYGGVFVAGSIAWGMVADGYRPDRWDVIGALVCLAGMAVIMYAPRGR
- a CDS encoding MarR family winged helix-turn-helix transcriptional regulator gives rise to the protein MTQKNAAGRGRLMDELSTASRRYMASYALFNQALADHLRLHPTDLQCLNLLGLEPGPVTTGRVAELTGLTTGSATRLADRLERAGYVTRERDAEDRRRVLVTLVPERMAEFGAVWQKLNGSWFAMFDAYSDEEIALLTAHMRRTVELSAAQVERLREGEL